Proteins co-encoded in one Spirochaetaceae bacterium genomic window:
- a CDS encoding restriction endonuclease subunit S has product MTDGLKDEHREAIIAGIAANDRVERAVLFGSRATGTNTVSSDVNIALFGDRLTLTDQSRLAAALDEIPMAQEIDLVLYDSIRDHALREQIQRDGVEWYAEPNDRSDQVTLTSATGAGNLSDPPSGWERSTLGEVCKRSGGNIQTGPFGSQLHASDYRPEGIPSIMPQNLGDNRVIEVGISRIGELDASRLRRYLVREGDIVYSRRGDVERRALIGPREDGWLCGTGCLRVRLGENGVDPTYASYYLGNPAVREWIVRHAHGATMPNLNTAILSACPFVVPPPSEQRAIAHVLGTLDDKIELSRLMNATLEAMVHELFRSWFVDFDPVRAKMERRDSRLPMEIADLFPDRLADSEVGEIPKGWTVQTLGDIAAAPRRGVHPARVSCDTPFIGLEHMPRGSVALGDWGTSAGVSSGKFAFDSRDILFGKLRPYFHKVGVAPVNGVCSTDIVVLKPRMPTWSTFVLACVSSSRFVSYANQSSTGTKMPRTSWETMSRYELCRPTDAIVQAFHQVVSPMLEQIVSNVHESRTTAALRDVLLPLLTSGEIRVGHLPTK; this is encoded by the coding sequence ATGACGGACGGGCTCAAGGACGAGCATCGCGAGGCGATCATCGCCGGGATCGCGGCCAATGACCGCGTGGAACGAGCCGTCCTGTTCGGATCCCGTGCAACCGGAACGAACACCGTGTCGTCGGACGTGAACATCGCATTGTTCGGCGACCGGTTAACCCTGACCGACCAGTCCCGTCTCGCCGCCGCTCTCGACGAGATTCCTATGGCGCAGGAGATCGATCTCGTGCTGTACGACTCGATACGAGACCACGCGCTACGGGAACAGATCCAGCGTGATGGCGTGGAGTGGTACGCGGAACCTAACGACAGATCTGATCAAGTGACATTGACGAGTGCAACAGGCGCGGGTAATCTATCTGATCCGCCGTCAGGCTGGGAACGTTCAACGCTCGGGGAGGTCTGTAAGCGTAGCGGTGGCAACATCCAGACCGGTCCGTTCGGAAGCCAACTCCACGCTTCCGATTACCGACCCGAAGGCATTCCATCGATCATGCCGCAGAACCTCGGTGATAACCGAGTCATCGAGGTTGGCATCTCACGGATCGGCGAGCTTGACGCAAGCCGTTTGCGCCGCTACTTGGTCCGAGAGGGCGACATCGTGTACAGCCGCAGAGGCGATGTCGAGAGACGAGCGCTGATCGGACCCCGCGAGGATGGATGGTTGTGCGGGACGGGCTGCCTTCGCGTGCGTCTAGGGGAGAACGGTGTCGATCCCACCTATGCTTCGTATTACTTGGGAAATCCCGCCGTTCGCGAGTGGATCGTCCGCCATGCCCACGGCGCAACCATGCCTAACCTGAACACGGCAATTCTCTCCGCTTGCCCATTCGTCGTCCCGCCTCCTTCGGAACAGCGGGCCATCGCCCACGTCCTCGGCACTCTCGACGACAAGATCGAACTGAGCCGTCTGATGAACGCGACCCTCGAGGCGATGGTGCATGAGTTGTTCAGATCCTGGTTCGTCGACTTCGACCCCGTGCGCGCTAAGATGGAGCGGCGCGATAGCCGATTGCCGATGGAAATCGCCGACTTGTTCCCCGACCGGTTGGCGGACTCCGAAGTGGGGGAGATTCCGAAGGGGTGGACTGTCCAGACGCTCGGTGACATCGCCGCCGCGCCGCGGAGGGGAGTCCATCCCGCGCGGGTGTCTTGCGACACGCCCTTCATCGGGCTCGAACACATGCCCCGAGGCTCGGTCGCTCTGGGGGACTGGGGTACCTCTGCGGGCGTATCGAGCGGCAAGTTCGCCTTCGACAGTCGTGATATCTTGTTCGGGAAGCTGCGACCTTATTTTCACAAAGTGGGTGTCGCCCCCGTGAATGGCGTCTGCTCCACGGACATCGTGGTGCTGAAGCCGCGGATGCCCACGTGGTCGACCTTCGTGCTTGCTTGCGTCTCGTCCTCTCGATTCGTCAGCTACGCAAACCAGAGTTCGACAGGTACGAAGATGCCTCGAACAAGCTGGGAGACGATGAGCAGGTACGAGCTGTGCCGCCCCACCGATGCTATCGTGCAGGCGTTCCATCAGGTCGTTTCGCCGATGTTGGAACAGATCGTCTCGAATGTCCACGAATCGCGCACCACCGCCGCCCTTCGTGACGTTCTCCTCCCACTGCTAACTTCAGGCGAGATCCGAGTAGGTCACTTGCCGACGAAATGA
- a CDS encoding N-6 DNA methylase: CCGSSGMFVQSVEFIRAHTTGNGNGGRARGDISVYGQESNYTTWRLAKMNLAIRGIEGQIAHGDTFHNDRHPDLKADFILANPPFNVSDWGGERLADDKRWRYGVPPRRNANFAWVQHIIHHLAPDGTAGFVLANGSMSSNQSGEGAIRKSLIEADLVDCMVALPGQLFYSTQIPACLWFLARDRHNGTFRDRRDEVLFIDARKLGRMVDRTHRELTDQDIARIADTYHAWRGEEVTGGYADVPGFCKSTALEEVRTHGHVLTPGRYVGVEAPEDDGEPFEQKMRRLVAELEVQRAEGARLDAAIAQNLKTLGFGLMESQERS; this comes from the coding sequence TGCTGCGGCTCCTCCGGCATGTTCGTGCAGTCGGTCGAGTTCATCCGCGCCCACACCACCGGCAACGGCAACGGCGGCAGGGCGCGCGGCGACATCTCCGTCTACGGCCAGGAGTCGAACTACACGACGTGGCGCCTCGCCAAGATGAACCTCGCCATCCGCGGCATCGAGGGCCAGATCGCCCACGGCGATACCTTTCACAACGACCGCCACCCCGACCTCAAGGCCGACTTCATCCTGGCAAATCCCCCATTCAACGTCTCCGACTGGGGCGGCGAGCGGCTCGCGGACGACAAGCGCTGGCGCTATGGCGTCCCACCGCGAAGGAACGCCAACTTCGCGTGGGTGCAGCACATCATCCACCACTTGGCGCCCGATGGCACGGCCGGATTCGTGCTCGCCAACGGCTCCATGTCCTCCAACCAGTCCGGAGAGGGAGCAATCCGCAAGAGCCTGATCGAGGCCGACTTGGTCGACTGCATGGTGGCGTTGCCGGGACAGTTGTTCTACTCGACGCAGATTCCCGCTTGCCTCTGGTTCCTCGCCCGGGATCGTCACAACGGCACGTTCCGGGACCGTCGCGATGAGGTGCTGTTCATCGACGCCCGCAAGCTCGGCCGCATGGTCGACCGCACCCACCGCGAGCTGACGGACCAGGACATCGCCCGCATCGCCGACACGTACCATGCTTGGCGCGGAGAAGAAGTGACCGGCGGCTACGCCGACGTTCCGGGTTTCTGCAAGAGCACCGCGCTGGAGGAGGTGCGCACTCACGGCCACGTGCTCACCCCCGGCCGTTACGTTGGAGTGGAGGCACCGGAAGACGACGGCGAGCCGTTTGAGCAGAAGATGCGGAGGCTGGTCGCCGAGCTGGAAGTCCAGCGTGCCGAAGGAGCCCGGCTCGACGCCGCCATCGCCCAGAATCTGAAGACACTCGGGTTCGGCCTCATGGAGAGCCAGGAACGGTCGTGA